In Ipomoea triloba cultivar NCNSP0323 chromosome 7, ASM357664v1, a single genomic region encodes these proteins:
- the LOC116025959 gene encoding protein CNGC15b-like isoform X1 — protein MKVKPSFDSQLVFPGNPSPPSVTKNFVPFHHKKHHNSATLNLGFSELNPPKCCSKTITEPKVKRLLDFPPWLIINQNLFQGDLESSAKYANNSNGDNMFKVKYKIDGTQLPELSSRKGGKNGKSLRIKALSRVFSEDYERVKKKILDPRGPIIHRWNKIFLVACLVSLFVDPLFFYLPVVGDNSCIDIGNRHKLVLVIIRSIVDVLYTIHLLVRFRTAYIAPSSQVFGRGELVVDSSKIALRYLRKGFWIDLVAALPLPQVLLWAVIPNLSGSATTNTKNVLRFIIIFQYLPRLYLIVPLSSQIVKATGVVTETAWAGAAYNLMLYMLASHILGACWYLLSIERQEACWRRACTLESPSCQYSYFDCQRAKDSQRNAWFRASNITSQCNPESSDYPFGMYGDAVTESVTSAKFLNKYFYCLWWGLRNLSSLGQNLSTSTYVGEISFAIVVAILGLVLFALLIGNMQTYLQSTTVRLEEWRIRRTDTEQWMHHRQLPQELRQSVRKYDQYKWIATRGVHEESLLKGLPPDLRRDIKRHLCFDLVRGVPLFDQMDERMLDAICERLKPALFTQGTCLVREGDPVNEMLFIIRGNLDSYTTNGGRTGFFNSCRIGPGDFCGEELLTWALDPRPSINLPSSTRTVKAVSEVEAFALEADDLKFVAAQFRRLHSKQLRHKFRFHSHQWRTWAATFIQAAWRRFKKRKAARARAMESAGANGDSRAPSEKKEAEMNALPPGSGFAAYAARFAGSRGLHHQYHKRSDSDSSAVSSLQKPAEPDFSVDDE, from the exons ATGAAAGTGAAACCATCATTTGATTCTCAGTTAGTTTTTCCTGGGAATCCGTCGCCACCGAGTGTAACAAAAAATTTTGTTCCTTTCCACCATAAGAAACACCACAACTCTGCAACACTGAATCTTGGTTTCTCAGAACTGAACCCACCAAAATGCTG TTCAAAAACCATTACTGAACCCAAGGTGAAAAGGCTTTTAGACTTCCCACCATGGCttataataaatcaaaatct ATTCCAAGGTGATCTTGAATCATCAGCAAAATATGCGAATAATAGTAATGGAGATAACATGTTTAAGGTTAAGTACAAGATTGATGGAACACAGCTGCCAGAGCTGAGCTCTAGGAAGGGAGGCAAGAACGGGAAATCGCTGAGAATTAAAGCATTGTCTCGGGTTTTCTCGGAAGACTATGAGAGAGTGAAGAAAAAGATATTGGATCCTCGAGGGCCAATAATCCATAGATGGAACAAGATCTTCTTAGTAGCTTGCTTAGTGTCGTTGTTCGTGGATCCTCTGTTCTTTTACTTGCCCGTCGTTGGGGATAACAGCTGCATAGACATTGGGAACAGGCACAAACTCGTGCTCGTGATTATAAGGTCGATAGTTGATGTCTTGTACACGATTCATCTTTTAGTTCGGTTTAGGACTGCTTATATTGCTCCGTCTTCTCAAGTATTCGGGAGAGGAGAGCTCGTTGTAGATTCTTCAAAGATAGCGTTGAGATACCTGCGTAAAGGCTTCTGGATCGACCTCGTTGCTGCTTTGCCTCTTCCTCAG GTGCTGCTGTGGGCTGTCATTCCTAATCTGAGTGGCTCGGCCACAACGAATACGAAGAATGTGCTTAGGTTCATCATCATTTTTCAGTACCTCCCGAGGCTATATCTCATCGTGCCATTGTCGTCCCAAATTGTTAAGGCCACTGGCGTCGTGACTGAAACAGCTTGGGCGGGCGCTGCTTACAACTTGATGTTGTATATGCTAGCAAGCCAT ATATTGGGTGCTTGCTGGTATCTTCTATCAATCGAGAGACAGGAAGCGTGTTGGCGTCGTGCTTGCACTCTCGAGAGCCCATCTTGCCAGTACAGTTACTTCGACTGCCAAAGGGCGAAGGACTCGCAAAGGAACGCCTGGTTCCGGGCTAGTAACATCACGAGCCAGTGCAATCCAGAGAGCAGCGATTACCCGTTTGGTATGTACGGTGATGCTGTGACGGAATCTGTCACATCTGCAAAGTTTTTAAACAAGTACTTCTACTGTCTGTGGTGGGGCTTGAGGAACCTGAG TTCTTTGGGGCAAAATCTTTCTACGAGCACATACGTTGGAGAAATAAGCTTTGCCATTGTAGTGGCGATTCTAGGGCTCGTTCTTTTTGCATTGCTGATTGGAAATATGCAA ACTTATCTTCAATCGACCACTGTTAGATTAGAGGAATGGAGAATCAGGAGAACAGATACTGAGCAATGGATGCATCACAGGCAGCTTCCTCAAGAACTGAGGCAGTCTGTGAGGAAGTATGATCAGTATAAATGGATTGCTACCCGAGGGGTGCACGAGGAATCTTTGTTGAAAGGACTTCCTCCCGACCTACGTCGGGACATCAAACGACACCTATGTTTTGATCTAGTTCGAGGG GTCCCTTTATTTGACCAAATGGATGAAAGGATGCTAGACGCCATATGCGAGAGGCTTAAGCCGGCTTTGTTCACCCAAGGCACTTGCCTCGTGCGCGAGGGCGATCCTGTCAACGAAATGCTGTTCATAATCCGGGGAAATCTCGATTCCTACACCACGAATGGCGGCCGCACAGGGTTCTTCAACTCTTGCCGCATTGGTCCAG GCGACTTCTGTGGCGAAGAGCTGCTGACATGGGCGCTCGACCCGCGCCCAAGCATAAACCTGCCGTCCTCCACGCGCACCGTGAAGGCGGTTTCTGAAGTGGAGGCGTTCGCCCTCGAGGCGGACGACCTGAAGTTCGTGGCAGCACAGTTCAGGAGACTGCACAGCAAGCAACTGAGGCACAAGTTCAGGTTCCACTCTCACCAGTGGCGAACGTGGGCTGCAACTTTCATCCAGGCAGCGTGGCGGAGATTCAAGAAGCGGAAAGCAGCTCGGGCTCGGGCAATGGAGAGCGCGGGGGCGAATGGCGACAGCCGAGCGCCGAGCGAGAAGAAGGAAGCGGAGATGAATGCGCTGCCGCCTGGCTCGGGTTTTGCAGCGTATGCAGCAAGATTTGCAGGCAGTAGAGGGCTTCATCATCAGTATCATAAGCGCTCTGATTCAGATTCCAGTGCTGTTAGCTCTCTGCAGAAGCCAGCAGAACCAGATTTCTCTGTAGATGATGAATGA
- the LOC116025959 gene encoding protein CNGC15b-like isoform X2, with protein sequence MAYNKSKSVRFQGDLESSAKYANNSNGDNMFKVKYKIDGTQLPELSSRKGGKNGKSLRIKALSRVFSEDYERVKKKILDPRGPIIHRWNKIFLVACLVSLFVDPLFFYLPVVGDNSCIDIGNRHKLVLVIIRSIVDVLYTIHLLVRFRTAYIAPSSQVFGRGELVVDSSKIALRYLRKGFWIDLVAALPLPQVLLWAVIPNLSGSATTNTKNVLRFIIIFQYLPRLYLIVPLSSQIVKATGVVTETAWAGAAYNLMLYMLASHILGACWYLLSIERQEACWRRACTLESPSCQYSYFDCQRAKDSQRNAWFRASNITSQCNPESSDYPFGMYGDAVTESVTSAKFLNKYFYCLWWGLRNLSSLGQNLSTSTYVGEISFAIVVAILGLVLFALLIGNMQTYLQSTTVRLEEWRIRRTDTEQWMHHRQLPQELRQSVRKYDQYKWIATRGVHEESLLKGLPPDLRRDIKRHLCFDLVRGVPLFDQMDERMLDAICERLKPALFTQGTCLVREGDPVNEMLFIIRGNLDSYTTNGGRTGFFNSCRIGPGDFCGEELLTWALDPRPSINLPSSTRTVKAVSEVEAFALEADDLKFVAAQFRRLHSKQLRHKFRFHSHQWRTWAATFIQAAWRRFKKRKAARARAMESAGANGDSRAPSEKKEAEMNALPPGSGFAAYAARFAGSRGLHHQYHKRSDSDSSAVSSLQKPAEPDFSVDDE encoded by the exons ATGGCttataataaatcaaaatctGTAAG ATTCCAAGGTGATCTTGAATCATCAGCAAAATATGCGAATAATAGTAATGGAGATAACATGTTTAAGGTTAAGTACAAGATTGATGGAACACAGCTGCCAGAGCTGAGCTCTAGGAAGGGAGGCAAGAACGGGAAATCGCTGAGAATTAAAGCATTGTCTCGGGTTTTCTCGGAAGACTATGAGAGAGTGAAGAAAAAGATATTGGATCCTCGAGGGCCAATAATCCATAGATGGAACAAGATCTTCTTAGTAGCTTGCTTAGTGTCGTTGTTCGTGGATCCTCTGTTCTTTTACTTGCCCGTCGTTGGGGATAACAGCTGCATAGACATTGGGAACAGGCACAAACTCGTGCTCGTGATTATAAGGTCGATAGTTGATGTCTTGTACACGATTCATCTTTTAGTTCGGTTTAGGACTGCTTATATTGCTCCGTCTTCTCAAGTATTCGGGAGAGGAGAGCTCGTTGTAGATTCTTCAAAGATAGCGTTGAGATACCTGCGTAAAGGCTTCTGGATCGACCTCGTTGCTGCTTTGCCTCTTCCTCAG GTGCTGCTGTGGGCTGTCATTCCTAATCTGAGTGGCTCGGCCACAACGAATACGAAGAATGTGCTTAGGTTCATCATCATTTTTCAGTACCTCCCGAGGCTATATCTCATCGTGCCATTGTCGTCCCAAATTGTTAAGGCCACTGGCGTCGTGACTGAAACAGCTTGGGCGGGCGCTGCTTACAACTTGATGTTGTATATGCTAGCAAGCCAT ATATTGGGTGCTTGCTGGTATCTTCTATCAATCGAGAGACAGGAAGCGTGTTGGCGTCGTGCTTGCACTCTCGAGAGCCCATCTTGCCAGTACAGTTACTTCGACTGCCAAAGGGCGAAGGACTCGCAAAGGAACGCCTGGTTCCGGGCTAGTAACATCACGAGCCAGTGCAATCCAGAGAGCAGCGATTACCCGTTTGGTATGTACGGTGATGCTGTGACGGAATCTGTCACATCTGCAAAGTTTTTAAACAAGTACTTCTACTGTCTGTGGTGGGGCTTGAGGAACCTGAG TTCTTTGGGGCAAAATCTTTCTACGAGCACATACGTTGGAGAAATAAGCTTTGCCATTGTAGTGGCGATTCTAGGGCTCGTTCTTTTTGCATTGCTGATTGGAAATATGCAA ACTTATCTTCAATCGACCACTGTTAGATTAGAGGAATGGAGAATCAGGAGAACAGATACTGAGCAATGGATGCATCACAGGCAGCTTCCTCAAGAACTGAGGCAGTCTGTGAGGAAGTATGATCAGTATAAATGGATTGCTACCCGAGGGGTGCACGAGGAATCTTTGTTGAAAGGACTTCCTCCCGACCTACGTCGGGACATCAAACGACACCTATGTTTTGATCTAGTTCGAGGG GTCCCTTTATTTGACCAAATGGATGAAAGGATGCTAGACGCCATATGCGAGAGGCTTAAGCCGGCTTTGTTCACCCAAGGCACTTGCCTCGTGCGCGAGGGCGATCCTGTCAACGAAATGCTGTTCATAATCCGGGGAAATCTCGATTCCTACACCACGAATGGCGGCCGCACAGGGTTCTTCAACTCTTGCCGCATTGGTCCAG GCGACTTCTGTGGCGAAGAGCTGCTGACATGGGCGCTCGACCCGCGCCCAAGCATAAACCTGCCGTCCTCCACGCGCACCGTGAAGGCGGTTTCTGAAGTGGAGGCGTTCGCCCTCGAGGCGGACGACCTGAAGTTCGTGGCAGCACAGTTCAGGAGACTGCACAGCAAGCAACTGAGGCACAAGTTCAGGTTCCACTCTCACCAGTGGCGAACGTGGGCTGCAACTTTCATCCAGGCAGCGTGGCGGAGATTCAAGAAGCGGAAAGCAGCTCGGGCTCGGGCAATGGAGAGCGCGGGGGCGAATGGCGACAGCCGAGCGCCGAGCGAGAAGAAGGAAGCGGAGATGAATGCGCTGCCGCCTGGCTCGGGTTTTGCAGCGTATGCAGCAAGATTTGCAGGCAGTAGAGGGCTTCATCATCAGTATCATAAGCGCTCTGATTCAGATTCCAGTGCTGTTAGCTCTCTGCAGAAGCCAGCAGAACCAGATTTCTCTGTAGATGATGAATGA
- the LOC116025991 gene encoding exosome complex component RRP41-like, whose protein sequence is MAGKSGTTPATYSPFPSQRVKKPSALTGDDWVRPDGRHFYRCRDALLNTGAVKAASGSAYAEFGNTKVIVSVFGPRESKKAMMYSDTGRLNCNVTYTTFATPVRGQMSENKELSSMLHKALEGAIILDSFPKTTVDVFALVLESGGSDLPVIISCASLALADAGILLYDLVAAVSVSCVGKNLIIDPISEEESFQDGSLMIACMALRKEVTQLTITGEWSTPKINEAMELCIDACSKLGNNMRACLKSVVSDSKE, encoded by the exons ATGGCCGGAAAATCAGGGACGACACCGGCGACGTATTCTCCGTTTCCATCGCAGAGGGTGAAGAAACCGTCCGCTCTCACCGGCGACGATTGGGTGCGCCCCGACGGCCGCCACTTCTACAGGTGTCGCGATGCAT TGCTAAACACTGGTGCAGTGAAAGCAGCATCAGGATCTGCTTATGCTGAATTTGGAAATACTAAGGTCATTGTTTCAGT GTTTGGGCCAAGGGAGAGTAAGAAAGCAATGATGTACAGTGATACAGGCCGGTTGAATTGTAATGTTACTTATACAACTTTTGCCACTCCTGTTCGTGGGCAG ATGTCAGAGAATAAGGAGCTCTCCTCAATGCTGCATAAAGCTTTGGAGGGTGCCATAATTCTAGATTCATTTCCAAAGACCACTGTAGATGTTTTTGCTTTGGTTTTGGAATCTGGTGGCA GTGATCTTCCTGTAATTATATCATGTGCTAGTCTAGCTCTAGCAGATGCAGGGATTTTGTTGTATGATTTGGTGGCAGCAGTTTCTGTG TCATGTGTGGGGAAGAACCTCATCATAGACCCCATATCAGAAGAGGAAAGCTTCCAAGATGGCAGCTTAATGATAGCATGTATGGCTTTGCGTAAGGAGGTCACCCAGTTGACTATCACCGGAGAGTGGTCCACGCCAAAGATTAATGAA GCAATGGAGCTGTGTATTGATGCTTGTTCGAAACTGGGGAATAACATGAGAGCTTGTTTGAAAAGTGTTGTTTCCGACTCCAAGGAATAG
- the LOC116025970 gene encoding receptor-like serine/threonine-protein kinase NCRK isoform X2, with translation MILIIKRPQGGKPAEVVHNLPAQNKKANKPFLLGVELVIMWLPSQQSDPLMMRFSMPNVLVFLICAAWTLQIRGEGPYNPSETNKWECACFNDSRRMIPANCSSSCDCNLEGFSESRWMCVCPADRLPLVAADERNDVGCFTSCTCRYGAVSEMHSPNKWIFSKGVFVALLLCSVLATLASVALMLFYIHRRNKYSIDPPKFSSEQETSFGCLFSVPRLFRSKVGTSYGTITRFSYLELETATGKFSCSNLIGVGGSSCVYRGELKDGRAVAVKKIKGEEGEPDRESSFLSEIELISRLHHCHVVPLLGYCSERHGKRSLRLLVFEYMPNGSLRDCLDGASGRRLEWNARVAIALGAARGLEYLHEAAAPRILHRDVKSTNILLDGNWRAKITDLGMAKCLQNDGVLSCPSSPARMHGTFGYIAPEYAIGERASLKSDVFSFGVVLLELITGRPPIQKSADKREESLVIWVAPHLQDSQQVSSGFADPNLQGEFEEDEMQVMAFLARECLLLDPHSRPSMSEIVQLLSTIAPHQKSKRKNFLGNSFKSSFIHDVGNDGRMEAEEIKQITSHIEPPCSSHDHYGQITEKVDAVDFSKCAERMILLTSSARSWHSQEDDEVVDLTEPRG, from the exons ATGATCTTAATCATCAAAAGACCACAGGGAGGTAAACCAGCTGAGGTTGTTCATAACTTACCGGCTCAAAACAAGAAAGCCAATAAGCCGTTCCTGctgggagttgaacttgtaatcaTGTGGTTACCTAGTCAACAATCTGACCCCTTGATG ATGAGGTTTTCCATGCCAAATGTCCTCGTTTTCCTGATCTGTGCAGCATGGACACTGCAAATTCGTGGTG AGGGGCCTTATAATCCATCCGAGACAAATAAGTGGGAATGCGCCTGTTTCAATGATTCGAGACGTATGATCCCTGCCAATTGTTCTTCGTCCTGTGATTGCAATCTCG AAGGGTTTAGTGAAAGCAGATGGATGTGTGTATGTCCTGCAGACCGCTTGCCTTTAGTCGCTGCTGATGAACGTAACGATGTTGGCTGTTTCACTTCCTGCACTTGCCGTTATG GGGCTGTGAGTGAAATGCACTCTCCAAATAAGTGGATTTTCAGCAAAGGCGTTTTCGTTGCCCTCTTGCTTTGTTCCGTTCTTGCAACTCTTGCTTCTGTTGCTCTGATGTTGTTCTATATCCACCGAaggaataaatactccatcGATCCCCCTAAGTTTTCGTCCGAACAAGAAACGAGTTTTG GTTGTCTGTTTAGTGTTCCAAGGCTGTTCAGAAGCAAAGTGGGAACATCATATGGAACAATCACGCGGTTTTCATACCTCGAACTAGAGACTGCAACGGGTAAGTTCTCGTGTTCCAATCTGATTGGAGTTGGAGGGAGCAGCTGCGTTTACCGGGGCGAGCTGAAGGATGGAAGAGCTGTTGCAGTTAAGAAAATAAAAGGCGAGGAGGGAGAACCGGACAGAGAATCCTCGTTCTTGTCAGAG ATAGAACTGATATCAAGGCTGCATCACTGTCATGTGGTGCCATTGCTGGGCTACTGCTCAGAACGCCACGGGAAACGCTCTCTCAGGCTGCTTGTATTCGAGTACATGCCTAATGGAAGTCTACGAGACTGCCTGGATGGAGCTTCGGGGAGACGTTTGGAGTGGAATGCTCGGGTTGCAATCGCCCTTGGAGCTGCTCGGGGGCTGGAGTATCTACACGAGGCGGCAGCGCCAAGGATTTTGCACCGGGATGTCAAGTCCACAAATATTTTACTGGATGGGAATTGGAGAGCCAAG ATTACTGACCTTGGCATGGCTAAATGCCTGCAAAATGATGGAGTGCTCAGCTGTCCCAGTTCTCCAGCTAGAATGCATGGGACCTTCGGTTATATTGCACCAGAGTATGCGATTGGCGAAAGAGCCTCTTTGAAGTCTGATGTCTTCAGTTTTGGCGTTGTACTTCTTGAACTGATTACCGGTCGGCCGCCCATTCAGAAATCAGCAGACAAAAGAGAGGAGAGCCTTGTGATATGG GTAGCACCTCATTTGCAAGATAGTCAGCAAGTGAGTTCAGGTTTTGCAGACCCAAATTTGCAAGGGGAGTTTGAGGAAGATGAGATGCAGGTTATGGCATTCTTGGCAAGAGAGTGCCTGCTCTTGGATCCTCATTCTAGGCCAAGCATGAGTGAGATTGTTCAGCTTCTCTCAACTATTGCACCACATCAAAAATCCAAGAGGAAGAATTTTCTGGGAAATAGCTTTAAG AGCTCATTCATCCATGATGTTGGAAATGATGGAAGAATGGAAGCTGAGGAGATAAAGCAAATCACATCCCATATTGAGCCACCTTGCAGCAGCCATGATCACTATGGTCAAATCACTGAGAAAGTTGATGCTGTAGATTTCTCTAAGTGTGCAGAAAGAATGATTCTTCTCACTTCTAGTGCAAGGAGTTGGCATTCTCAAGAAGATGATGAGGTTGTGGACTTAACTGAACCCAG AGGTTAG
- the LOC116025970 gene encoding receptor-like serine/threonine-protein kinase NCRK isoform X1 yields the protein MILIIKRPQGGKPAEVVHNLPAQNKKANKPFLLGVELVIMWLPSQQSDPLMMRFSMPNVLVFLICAAWTLQIRGEGPYNPSETNKWECACFNDSRRMIPANCSSSCDCNLEGFSESRWMCVCPADRLPLVAADERNDVGCFTSCTCRYGAVSEMHSPNKWIFSKGVFVALLLCSVLATLASVALMLFYIHRRNKYSIDPPKFSSEQETSFGCLFSVPRLFRSKVGTSYGTITRFSYLELETATGKFSCSNLIGVGGSSCVYRGELKDGRAVAVKKIKGEEGEPDRESSFLSEIELISRLHHCHVVPLLGYCSERHGKRSLRLLVFEYMPNGSLRDCLDGASGRRLEWNARVAIALGAARGLEYLHEAAAPRILHRDVKSTNILLDGNWRAKITDLGMAKCLQNDGVLSCPSSPARMHGTFGYIAPEYAIGERASLKSDVFSFGVVLLELITGRPPIQKSADKREESLVIWVAPHLQDSQQVSSGFADPNLQGEFEEDEMQVMAFLARECLLLDPHSRPSMSEIVQLLSTIAPHQKSKRKNFLGNSFKSSFIHDVGNDGRMEAEEIKQITSHIEPPCSSHDHYGQITEKVDAVDFSKCAERMILLTSSARSWHSQEDDEVVDLTEPRFESFNMLNR from the exons ATGATCTTAATCATCAAAAGACCACAGGGAGGTAAACCAGCTGAGGTTGTTCATAACTTACCGGCTCAAAACAAGAAAGCCAATAAGCCGTTCCTGctgggagttgaacttgtaatcaTGTGGTTACCTAGTCAACAATCTGACCCCTTGATG ATGAGGTTTTCCATGCCAAATGTCCTCGTTTTCCTGATCTGTGCAGCATGGACACTGCAAATTCGTGGTG AGGGGCCTTATAATCCATCCGAGACAAATAAGTGGGAATGCGCCTGTTTCAATGATTCGAGACGTATGATCCCTGCCAATTGTTCTTCGTCCTGTGATTGCAATCTCG AAGGGTTTAGTGAAAGCAGATGGATGTGTGTATGTCCTGCAGACCGCTTGCCTTTAGTCGCTGCTGATGAACGTAACGATGTTGGCTGTTTCACTTCCTGCACTTGCCGTTATG GGGCTGTGAGTGAAATGCACTCTCCAAATAAGTGGATTTTCAGCAAAGGCGTTTTCGTTGCCCTCTTGCTTTGTTCCGTTCTTGCAACTCTTGCTTCTGTTGCTCTGATGTTGTTCTATATCCACCGAaggaataaatactccatcGATCCCCCTAAGTTTTCGTCCGAACAAGAAACGAGTTTTG GTTGTCTGTTTAGTGTTCCAAGGCTGTTCAGAAGCAAAGTGGGAACATCATATGGAACAATCACGCGGTTTTCATACCTCGAACTAGAGACTGCAACGGGTAAGTTCTCGTGTTCCAATCTGATTGGAGTTGGAGGGAGCAGCTGCGTTTACCGGGGCGAGCTGAAGGATGGAAGAGCTGTTGCAGTTAAGAAAATAAAAGGCGAGGAGGGAGAACCGGACAGAGAATCCTCGTTCTTGTCAGAG ATAGAACTGATATCAAGGCTGCATCACTGTCATGTGGTGCCATTGCTGGGCTACTGCTCAGAACGCCACGGGAAACGCTCTCTCAGGCTGCTTGTATTCGAGTACATGCCTAATGGAAGTCTACGAGACTGCCTGGATGGAGCTTCGGGGAGACGTTTGGAGTGGAATGCTCGGGTTGCAATCGCCCTTGGAGCTGCTCGGGGGCTGGAGTATCTACACGAGGCGGCAGCGCCAAGGATTTTGCACCGGGATGTCAAGTCCACAAATATTTTACTGGATGGGAATTGGAGAGCCAAG ATTACTGACCTTGGCATGGCTAAATGCCTGCAAAATGATGGAGTGCTCAGCTGTCCCAGTTCTCCAGCTAGAATGCATGGGACCTTCGGTTATATTGCACCAGAGTATGCGATTGGCGAAAGAGCCTCTTTGAAGTCTGATGTCTTCAGTTTTGGCGTTGTACTTCTTGAACTGATTACCGGTCGGCCGCCCATTCAGAAATCAGCAGACAAAAGAGAGGAGAGCCTTGTGATATGG GTAGCACCTCATTTGCAAGATAGTCAGCAAGTGAGTTCAGGTTTTGCAGACCCAAATTTGCAAGGGGAGTTTGAGGAAGATGAGATGCAGGTTATGGCATTCTTGGCAAGAGAGTGCCTGCTCTTGGATCCTCATTCTAGGCCAAGCATGAGTGAGATTGTTCAGCTTCTCTCAACTATTGCACCACATCAAAAATCCAAGAGGAAGAATTTTCTGGGAAATAGCTTTAAG AGCTCATTCATCCATGATGTTGGAAATGATGGAAGAATGGAAGCTGAGGAGATAAAGCAAATCACATCCCATATTGAGCCACCTTGCAGCAGCCATGATCACTATGGTCAAATCACTGAGAAAGTTGATGCTGTAGATTTCTCTAAGTGTGCAGAAAGAATGATTCTTCTCACTTCTAGTGCAAGGAGTTGGCATTCTCAAGAAGATGATGAGGTTGTGGACTTAACTGAACCCAGGTTTGAATCCTTCAATATGCTAAACAGGTAA
- the LOC116025970 gene encoding receptor-like serine/threonine-protein kinase NCRK isoform X3: protein MRFSMPNVLVFLICAAWTLQIRGEGPYNPSETNKWECACFNDSRRMIPANCSSSCDCNLEGFSESRWMCVCPADRLPLVAADERNDVGCFTSCTCRYGAVSEMHSPNKWIFSKGVFVALLLCSVLATLASVALMLFYIHRRNKYSIDPPKFSSEQETSFGCLFSVPRLFRSKVGTSYGTITRFSYLELETATGKFSCSNLIGVGGSSCVYRGELKDGRAVAVKKIKGEEGEPDRESSFLSEIELISRLHHCHVVPLLGYCSERHGKRSLRLLVFEYMPNGSLRDCLDGASGRRLEWNARVAIALGAARGLEYLHEAAAPRILHRDVKSTNILLDGNWRAKITDLGMAKCLQNDGVLSCPSSPARMHGTFGYIAPEYAIGERASLKSDVFSFGVVLLELITGRPPIQKSADKREESLVIWVAPHLQDSQQVSSGFADPNLQGEFEEDEMQVMAFLARECLLLDPHSRPSMSEIVQLLSTIAPHQKSKRKNFLGNSFKSSFIHDVGNDGRMEAEEIKQITSHIEPPCSSHDHYGQITEKVDAVDFSKCAERMILLTSSARSWHSQEDDEVVDLTEPRFESFNMLNR from the exons ATGAGGTTTTCCATGCCAAATGTCCTCGTTTTCCTGATCTGTGCAGCATGGACACTGCAAATTCGTGGTG AGGGGCCTTATAATCCATCCGAGACAAATAAGTGGGAATGCGCCTGTTTCAATGATTCGAGACGTATGATCCCTGCCAATTGTTCTTCGTCCTGTGATTGCAATCTCG AAGGGTTTAGTGAAAGCAGATGGATGTGTGTATGTCCTGCAGACCGCTTGCCTTTAGTCGCTGCTGATGAACGTAACGATGTTGGCTGTTTCACTTCCTGCACTTGCCGTTATG GGGCTGTGAGTGAAATGCACTCTCCAAATAAGTGGATTTTCAGCAAAGGCGTTTTCGTTGCCCTCTTGCTTTGTTCCGTTCTTGCAACTCTTGCTTCTGTTGCTCTGATGTTGTTCTATATCCACCGAaggaataaatactccatcGATCCCCCTAAGTTTTCGTCCGAACAAGAAACGAGTTTTG GTTGTCTGTTTAGTGTTCCAAGGCTGTTCAGAAGCAAAGTGGGAACATCATATGGAACAATCACGCGGTTTTCATACCTCGAACTAGAGACTGCAACGGGTAAGTTCTCGTGTTCCAATCTGATTGGAGTTGGAGGGAGCAGCTGCGTTTACCGGGGCGAGCTGAAGGATGGAAGAGCTGTTGCAGTTAAGAAAATAAAAGGCGAGGAGGGAGAACCGGACAGAGAATCCTCGTTCTTGTCAGAG ATAGAACTGATATCAAGGCTGCATCACTGTCATGTGGTGCCATTGCTGGGCTACTGCTCAGAACGCCACGGGAAACGCTCTCTCAGGCTGCTTGTATTCGAGTACATGCCTAATGGAAGTCTACGAGACTGCCTGGATGGAGCTTCGGGGAGACGTTTGGAGTGGAATGCTCGGGTTGCAATCGCCCTTGGAGCTGCTCGGGGGCTGGAGTATCTACACGAGGCGGCAGCGCCAAGGATTTTGCACCGGGATGTCAAGTCCACAAATATTTTACTGGATGGGAATTGGAGAGCCAAG ATTACTGACCTTGGCATGGCTAAATGCCTGCAAAATGATGGAGTGCTCAGCTGTCCCAGTTCTCCAGCTAGAATGCATGGGACCTTCGGTTATATTGCACCAGAGTATGCGATTGGCGAAAGAGCCTCTTTGAAGTCTGATGTCTTCAGTTTTGGCGTTGTACTTCTTGAACTGATTACCGGTCGGCCGCCCATTCAGAAATCAGCAGACAAAAGAGAGGAGAGCCTTGTGATATGG GTAGCACCTCATTTGCAAGATAGTCAGCAAGTGAGTTCAGGTTTTGCAGACCCAAATTTGCAAGGGGAGTTTGAGGAAGATGAGATGCAGGTTATGGCATTCTTGGCAAGAGAGTGCCTGCTCTTGGATCCTCATTCTAGGCCAAGCATGAGTGAGATTGTTCAGCTTCTCTCAACTATTGCACCACATCAAAAATCCAAGAGGAAGAATTTTCTGGGAAATAGCTTTAAG AGCTCATTCATCCATGATGTTGGAAATGATGGAAGAATGGAAGCTGAGGAGATAAAGCAAATCACATCCCATATTGAGCCACCTTGCAGCAGCCATGATCACTATGGTCAAATCACTGAGAAAGTTGATGCTGTAGATTTCTCTAAGTGTGCAGAAAGAATGATTCTTCTCACTTCTAGTGCAAGGAGTTGGCATTCTCAAGAAGATGATGAGGTTGTGGACTTAACTGAACCCAGGTTTGAATCCTTCAATATGCTAAACAGGTAA